DNA sequence from the Oryza brachyantha chromosome 5, ObraRS2, whole genome shotgun sequence genome:
TTGAACCGCAAaattcaaaaagaaaacaatttcCTTGCCGTCAAACTCAAAGATGCAACTTAGTCGCACAAAAATATTGCCTCCCCTGGGTCAAAATTTCTCAGCAccagtgaaaagaaaaactagacTAGGCCAGTGGTATTGGCAATATGATAATACTAAACTGGCGATGTTCATCACTCAACCATAAGCTTCGCACAAGATATGTCGACCCAATACAACAACGGAAAAGCTACCAAACATATAATACCATATAATACCATGTCCCCAAAAAATCCCGCCAGTTCCACTAAACCAACTCAATCCCCCCACTTCACTGGCTCTCCAAAACCAAATGAACGACATTGCATCAAGCAGAACCAAACAATCTTCACTCCATGACCAGACTTGGAAACGCTCAGGTAGGAAGCATCTCACTGTTGCTTGCATTCTGCAGGCCGCTCGCCCTGCTGCCCTTCACCTGCAGGAACCCGTCCTCCCTTCTGTTTCAAAGAAGGAAATCAGAAATAGTAAGAAAAGGAGTTTGGTTGAAACTAGAAAGTGCGTACGACGACCCTGACTTTTATAACCTTTTCATCCTCTTCGTCTTCATCATCCTCGTCATCCTCATCTtcatcatcgtcgtcatcttcatcatcatcatcttcatcatccATAATTCCTTCAAGGTCCTCATCTTGAGCAGCTTCTCCAGTGAACCATGAAACAGCATGTGGAATAATCTTGTCTCTAATGGTAGATCTGGAAAAGAAGAGGCATTTAGAACAAGGACAATTAATGGCGTAACAAAACACACAGGGCATACCCAATGTCATAATCTTGTTCCATTTGGTTCTGCAACTGTTCAGCCTGTTCATAGGAAAGAGACATAAAATCATGCCCATGAATCCATGTGTTTATCTTTAGAAAATGCATAGAGAAGTTAAAACTTACTGTATCCTCATCAATTTCCTCCTCATCATCAGGAACTTGAGGTGGactgaagaaattaaaaaagcTCTCAcagttttcagtttttgtGATAGGTTTAGTGTTCTTTGAGCCCTTCTTTGGTTTCTTCTTGAGCACCTTTTGTGTCAAGCACCTCCCCGGGAACCATTCGATTTCAGTACTGCACACAAGAATGTCCAAATGATATGTTGGTGAAATTGTCCATGCATCCAAAAAAGGAGTGCAACTCCACATGAGCTGAAATATTAGTTACCCAATGGCTTTCTCCAGGATTGGTTCATCTTCATCAATCATGTGGTATGTTTTGGTAAGCACTGAGTTCTTGAAGATCGGATTAGTATCAAAGTAAAACTCAAGCTTGAAACCCTTTGGCTCACTAATCCTGTGCCATTTGATGTCCTTGAGGTACTTAAGAGCTTCCTCATCCCTCTCCTGGATCTGAATACAACCCAGACAAAACTTAAGACATGCTGGACTACATACAGACTATGAAGTATGAACAAATCAAAATAGaagaattagtttttttagaaaaccgCAAGGTCTCACCTCCTCGGAAAGGATTTCATGGTTCTTCATGGCATTAAGCCAGAACTCAGGTACACCCGTTTCCTCTGCAAGGAAGCATTACGAGCAAGTTAAGGCAAAAAATCCAATGAATTCCTTGTTACTAGAAGATTTTTCCTACATGGAAATAGACAAATGATCTCATTAACCTTTCTTATCCGCAGGAGTTTCATCTGCACTTTCTTTGGTGACACCGTCTACCTCAACCACACCATTCACAATTTCATATCGCTGTCAATGAGCaggcacaaaaaaaaaatctatcagACAGATCGTTGCATCCATATGATACAGGGATAGTGAAGGCGAGTGGAGTGATATATGTGTTGTATAAAGTTATGAAccactaaaaaaattacttatcTACAAGCTATTTGAGCAGTTATTATGGTGAGGTTTTTGCTTCGAACAGTTCAAAGAACTAAAGCAAACCTAGCAATTGGCAGAGACAAAAAGATGCATACAGCCATCAACAGagcattaaaaaatagtttaccTTAGAGTACAACGGCTCATACATCTTCTGATATTTAGCTTCAAGTGCGGCTCTCTCCTCAAAAAACTTCGCCTCGAGATCATCATGTTGGCTCTGGAAGATTTTAAACTAAGCAACTTAACACCAGATGCAACAAgaatatttcaaaattcaacCATTTCAACTGTACTTTAGTTCCACAAATAAAGTTGGCTAATAGAGAACAGCTCATCATAACTTACCACTAGGCAATAGCAAGGTGAGGAAGATTCATGTaaagataaaacaataatagttcaacaaaacaaaatctagAATAGGCATCGCTAATAACAAGTTAAGATCCATTCTACAGTAGTAACATGCAGAGTTTGTGGGATTTCCCACTGGGATTTTCCTAGCATCTACCACAAGAGAAATAATACGAGCACCAAAGTAATCCAACTTGAAATCGAGCAACATACATACACTCAAAAGTCAGCCCTGGCCCCAATTTAAGCTCCTTTCGTTTCTAACGGTTCTCAACTTCTCCTTCTCGTTTTTCTCACGCGTGTTCATAACAGCTAAACAGTGtatctttaaaaatcatattaatcaattcttcaaacttttttatagcTGGTATATAATAAATCTTGCACTAATGAGCCACCTCGTTTCCCGTATTGGAGACAAAGCTTCCAAACCTCTCTCCTGAACGCGCAGAGTTAGGGTTCAAATCTATCGTGCTAGTGCACTGTTGGCTGTACCGTTTACACAAGTGACGTTAGAATTACAACAATATGAGTAGCTTGATCAGTAGTTATTAATCATCCAGGATCGCACAAAGCCCCACATCAAGGCATGCCACGGTAAGGTGGGAAAAAAGTGTGTCGCACCAGGAGCGTGGAAATCTCTTATACCTGGATCTCCCTGAGCACTTCGACGCGCTTCCTGACCTTGGGCTCGAGGCTCTCGAGCACATCCGTGTGCCGCGCCGCCAATCCCTGCAGCGTGTTCTGCGCAAGCACGACATCCGAATCACCACgggttcataaaaaaaaaacgagatCAAACAGCCAAGCCCGCCAAATCCCGATAGAAGtaaaagcaacaaaaaataataataccgCAGAAATCCAACCTTAATCGACTCCACGAGATGGGCCTTGTCCTCCGCGCTGAGCTCTGCAACACCACATCCACCGCACCCAAATCCAGCGTGAGGCAACCGCAGCAAAAACCGAACCACCGAGAGATTCGAACGAGAGCGCGCGAGGAGAAGCGGCAAAACCTTTGGCGttggggacggcggcgccgaggccaGAGAGGTCGAGGGAGTCCTTGCCGTCGCTCATGGCTCCTCCGGAGAGTCCGCCCCCGAAGCTTCGGGAGGATGGGGTCTccgcgcggcgggcgaggcGTCTAGGGGGAGAAAccctagcggcggcggcggcggcgcgagagggagggagggagggaggagcagAGGGGATAGAGAAAAGAGGCTATGAATGGAGGGACGCGATTTATAGCCGGCGCGTGGGAAGTCGGGCGGAGGTGGGGGGAGCGCCGGTTTGGGCGAGGGTTTGGACTCGGAAGCGGCGCGGTcgtgtggggcccacctgtcggccaGTCAGGGCTACCGCGCCGGAATATACCTGCGCGATGCCAATAGTAGTAGAGTACCAAGCTATCAGCAAGTGTGGCGTGATATACTCCGTAGTTGAGAccgtgtatttttttcttaataaaacatttctttattttttatagttatttaatcataaaataataaaattaacaattatgtatataaccttttctatagaaaaaattgcATCGTTTAACCATTCAAGAATCGtgcttataaaatttaaggaaaaaaaggaacaaaatgGCGGGAATATTGCAGCCTATGGGGATCATCGATGGAAAAggctaaatgacatatttactaataaaaaataatttatgaacaaatttatatagatatttttagtgatctaaaaggcagtggtggaaaataaattttgaaaaaagttaaaataaattctaaatttaagattaaaagtaaatttttatatagaaaaatgacaaGATGTATATTTGTGTGGTTAATTTGGTTGGATGCCATATTTTGATGTGTGTATTGCTCTAGAGTACTGATATGTTTATTTGGTTCCCATAAGCTTATCATGTCACAATTTTTTATGTCATCAACTCTAACACGTAACACGTTATTCTCACGTTTTCTTTACCAGTGTGGTAACATTTCTTAACCCTTTGCCCTAATAAGTCCGGAGTCGAAAATTTATACAACTTTTGGCAACAAAATACGACAAACAGGCGCTTGTGTAGATTTTTATGTGAATGGTAATGTGTTTTTGGTTGCATGGCTCAAGTTACCACTTACCAAGTCGCTGCACTTTTTTAAATAGGTTATTTGGAAAATGATATAGTGTGATTAGCTACGCTTTttgacccacatgtcagtggcatgtatttttagcaaaGCTTGCTCTGGATGTCACCGTTATTTTGCTACCCACACTTTACATAAAAGTGACATTTGACAAAGTTTGTCATCAACCAAGGAACCccttaaataaaaaacggGCTAAGTTGGTTAGATTTAATTAACATCAAACCAAACACCCCTATAAAAAGGTGAAGCACTGAACTTTTTATTGGGGTAGAAAAACAGTTTAACTACAATCTTTACTAGGGCAAACTAAAACTGTCacaattttgtgttaaatttgttttgaatataccatattttgaatttaagatatgatatttaaccatttatcttattaaaattcatgtaaatatcatttatttcgatgtgatttgttttttattaaatatacttgaagtatatcctatatatatacacacacgaattttaaataagaccaaTAATGAGAtgctatataaaaataaacaaatctgCTACACCGACTATTGCATCTgaattttaatagataacaccgttgattttttataaatcattcatcttagtcaaaaatttatgtatatgtaaaattgtaagttataattaaaatatatttagtaatataattatttaaaaagattaaatatgacgaatagtcaaacctgtgccaaaaatgttaattgtgtgaactattaaaataaataaggagacagtatttagatttttaaaaagtgaGGCAGTAGTATTTTTAGCAGATGGAGTTTAGTCGTGCTAGTTTTAGGGTTTGGGCTCATGttcatttgacatttttttggtCGTCTCGGTTATGGGGTGAAGCTGTAAATTTTGTCGGTAAAGCTCAAGTTTGCCTCGGTTATTGACCTCGCCTGCGCATGAGTGCCATCCCGTACGGTTCCTGCAGGCAGTTCTCATTATTTTGAAGCAAATGGGCGGTCGAGACTCGTGTGAGCCTGGCACCTCCAAGGACCAGGGGCCCCCGCTCTCCCTTCTTTCCGACTATTGAAGTGCTCGGCCACGGTAACGGGAACCACGTGGTTTGGTttgatgaattttatttaaatttgagctCTTTAAAAAAGCTAAGAAATGTATATCAATTATTTATGAAACATAAAGTTTGGTTCATATCTGGGGCCTCCACCCAAATTAGTGAAAAACccttcaaaaagaaaatatgggtCGTCATATTATTTGTGCTTTAAAACATTTGAAGGTCATGCCGATAAATTCATGCAATGCTACATTGTTTTTCTAGagttatcaatatttttcctTGAATTTGCCATGATTTTCTAGGATTTTACTATgttctttcttgttttctcaattttttcttttatgtttcaACGTACCGCGGTACCGCATCAAATCATGCAGAGTTCCAACATTTGATTCAAACCTTTCAAATGTGAAATTGTTGCAGTTTGCATGGTATCTGCAGGAAAGATGAGAAGTCAGTATTGGTAGCTTAAACGTTTTCATGAACCATGCATGCTATTGATATTAGTGAGAAGTCAGGAAAGATGTATTCCAAGGTTTTAGATTATACTCGCTCCAACaataaatataagagattGTAATATTTTGATAAGGAAGAATATACTACTCAATTATCCATTCATTAACTAAATATTAACTAAATATAGGACCTCATATGATTTGAATCTTTTGGTGACAACTCCATGAAAGTTACGTCTATTCTAACCGACCCGGTCGCCCCGTGCCTGAACCCTAGAGTGACAGGGCGACAACCACTCCCACCGCCGCTTCTCCGCATCCTCTCTCCCCTTGCCTTACCGTCGCCTAAGTAGCCGCCGGCAAGCCGGTTGGCCGCAATGACGGTGGCGACGGGGCTCTCTCACTGTCTCCCAGGCACTAGATGGGGGAATCAGGGCTGTTGAGGTGGAGGCACGCAGCGACGGCTAGAGGCGCACGCCAACAGCGGGCGGAGGCAcgcagcggcggtggttgGAGGCGCGCGAGGAGATGTCATGCTCGCTGGCGACTACAGGGCGGCGGTGGTAGCCCAAGGCGCGCAGGCGAGATCTGGGCGATGGGCGTGCGCTGGCAGCGGACGGATACGACACGTGAAgaatgttttataattttatatatttgaacgaaatttttaaataagacgaatggtcaaacgtaaataaaaaattcaacggCCTCAAATAAAAAGACTGGTGGGAGTACTTCCTCATTCCCCTAGATCCGGAGATAAGATTATGTTTGAGTTATCTCTAAATAAGTGTATATTgagtaattattttattagagttTGTGAAAAGATGTAACATATGCATTGAAACTAAATAAAGTGAGAAATAATTGGGTTGAGAtttaataaagtaaaataaattatagttttTCTTTCCTGGTGGTGGTTGTGagatggataaaaaataaaattatttttttttaaaaaaagtactcGTTGTTCAGTTGGGCACAGCTTGGTGCCCGGTCTCTCATCGCTGTGTGACAGATGGAGATCGAACTGGCACGGCATGGCAACCAATCGCTCTGCCTCGTTGGGTCATTCAGCCTTCGCCAATCGCCACATATACTCCGTTCACGCTGTCGCGCAGAGCCAGCCCGGTACGTGCCTTCAATGATGCAATCAATGTCCCGTGGGCCGTGGCACGAACACAAAAGAGTACTCCTCGTGATTATGAACTGGAGACGAACTGTACATCGAGACATCTACCAGTAACTGCGTGAAATGCATATTTGTTTGAGTAATTACTCttttcgtcccaaaataaatcaatcttttactttttacctatgatatttgacttttcgtcttatttaaaaaaatttatgatatttttatttttattagacgaTAAATcgtgaatagtactttacgtatgactattttttataattggttgaaaaattttcaaataaaacgaatggtcaaacgctggacACGTAAACcaaagaattgattttttgtgGGACAGAGAATATAGCAATAAAAAGACAAATGCATTATGAttgaaaagagaaataaatatTGAGATTTAAAAAAGTACTGTTGTTTTAGTCTTTGTGGCTTGGTATTGATTTGACATATTTcataaagattttatatttatcatctCTTATTTGTCTCGtaaaatctttattttttaaagttgttATTGTATTGCAAATTGGTAAATTACAGGACAAATGTATCgtgctttagaaaaaaaataagggatGAATATATTGGGTTTGGCACATAAAATGTGTATTACTTACATACGAGTTTCGAGATatgttaaaaacaaaatatttctggAGAAGAGTATAATAggctaaaagaaacaaagtaaaatcTTAttcttggggggggggggggggagtacTGAAATCCAGCCATAAGCAGAACGCATTTTCTTCCCTCGTTGATACCGCAGCAGCCTGTAGAGGTCATGGCGATTCAAACGgcaatatttataaacaaaaaataatttataaataaaatttttatacacatattcttATCGATCGAAAAGTTAATGCTAAAAAGCTTCAgtgaatttaaagttaaaaatttaaattttggtttataaaataagcagaagcgaaagcgaaaagattagaTAACACGAACCAAGTGAACAGTACAGCACGGTAGAAATGATCATTTCGGCTATCACTAGAGCACCAGTTCTTCTCCCCGCCTGAATACAAATGTAGTAGTAAAATTCTGGTTCCATCC
Encoded proteins:
- the LOC102701634 gene encoding nucleosome assembly protein 1;2 isoform X1, which codes for MSDGKDSLDLSGLGAAVPNAKELSAEDKAHLVESIKNTLQGLAARHTDVLESLEPKVRKRVEVLREIQSQHDDLEAKFFEERAALEAKYQKMYEPLYSKRYEIVNGVVEVDGVTKESADETPADKKEETGVPEFWLNAMKNHEILSEEIQERDEEALKYLKDIKWHRISEPKGFKLEFYFDTNPIFKNSVLTKTYHMIDEDEPILEKAIGTEIEWFPGRCLTQKVLKKKPKKGSKNTKPITKTENCESFFNFFSPPQVPDDEEEIDEDTAEQLQNQMEQDYDIGSTIRDKIIPHAVSWFTGEAAQDEDLEGIMDDEDDDDEDDDDDEDEDDEDDEDEEDEKVIKKGGRVPAGEGQQGERPAECKQQ
- the LOC102701634 gene encoding nucleosome assembly protein 1;2 isoform X2; this translates as MSDGKDSLDLSGLGAAVPNAKELSAEDKAHLVESIKNTLQGLAARHTDVLESLEPKVRKRVEVLREIQSQHDDLEAKFFEERAALEAKYQKMYEPLYSKRYEIVNGVVEVDGVTKESADETPADKKEETGVPEFWLNAMKNHEILSEEIQERDEEALKYLKDIKWHRISEPKGFKLEFYFDTNPIFKNSVLTKTYHMIDEDEPILEKAIGTEIEWFPGRCLTQKVLKKKPKKGSKNTKPITKTENCESFFNFFSPPQVPDDEEEIDEDTAEQLQNQMEQDYDIGSTIRDKIIPHAVSWFTGEAAQDEDLEGIMDDEDDDDEDDDDDEDEDDEDDEDEEDEKKGGRVPAGEGQQGERPAECKQQ